A region of the Thermovirga sp. genome:
TCCTCGATTACCTGGCTCCGGAGTTTCTCAAGGATACGGGAATCGAACTCCAGTGGGTTTCGGTAGGGACCGGGAAAGCTCTCGAATTGGGCAAAAACCTCGATGTCGACGTCCTTCTTGTACATGCCCCGGCCGTGGAAAAGCAGTTCGTTCAGGACGGTTACGGGGTTAACCGTCGAGAGGTCATGTACAACGATTTCATAATAATAGGACCCCCATCCGATCCTGCAAAGATCAAGGGCAAGACTGTCAAAGAGGCGTTCATCTCTATAGCGACCAAGGGAGCCCCCTTCG
Encoded here:
- a CDS encoding solute-binding protein; this encodes MKRFLRILFFSTVVLSIAVSAALSAPILRMATTTSTDNTGLLDYLAPEFLKDTGIELQWVSVGTGKALELGKNLDVDVLLVHAPAVEKQFVQDGYGVNRREVMYNDFIIIGPPSDPAKIKGKTVKEAFISIATKGAPF